The DNA region CAGCCGGGACCAAATGCGGAAGCGGCCCGAGTCGAAGCCCGGAATGGCCATCCTCGACGGCTCCACCGCAGCGGCATACGTCGTCGATGCCTTCCGCTAAAACTTCATATAGATCAGATGTGTCTTAACTGACAAACGTTCAAGAGCCACGCATCAACTTCGGATTGAAAAAAATGGCAATTAGGTTTGAAAGATTTAACCTTTGGCGTGGCGGAAAAACTTGGGCATTCGTCAAGTTTCGCGAGCACCACACGGAACTCAATCACATGTACTGGGCGCATGCACCAGCAGCACACCATGCCCACAGACACATAAAACTCTCTTCGTCGGAACCTGCCACCGCATTTCACTTCACGCGAGAGGCCCATAGAGTTCCAAAGACCTCTGTTGAGTGGAATGAAAGGTTCAAAGAATTCGAAAATTGGACAAGACTCAGTGCTCTCATGTCTCTAGCTTCATATTTCGAAATTTACATCCGCTCTGTTGTGTCCCTCGCGCTTGAGTCGGATCCCGGTGTTCAATTGGGCAGACCTCATGCAATTGAAGGGGTTAGTCTTCTTAAGACTCGGAAAGATTATTCATTCATAGATCTTGCCGAAAACTGCGCCAAAGGGACCTGGCAAGAGAGGCTCAACCATTATCGAACCTTGTTCGGGCACGTCCCGCCCCAACTTGAAGCTATGACTGTGGATCTCGAAGAGATAAGAAGGATGCGGAACTCTGTCGGCCACATGTTTGGTCGCTCAGGCGACTTCTCGCTCATTCGCGATCTGCCCGATGTCACACCTACAACTCGTCTCAGCGAGACACGGCTTCAAGCCTTCTTGGGGACGGTCATGGATGCGGCAATCATCATCGACGGGCATTTGGGGCCCAGCCATATTGGGCAGTATGAGTCCTTTATCTATTATCATTCTTGGCGGGATCCAAATTTTCTAGACACCCCCGAAGAAGCGCGGCAGCTCGCTAGGGAATTCAGCCAATTCAAAGCATCGCCAGCAAGAGGCGAGGCTGGTCGGGAATTCTGTCGCGGACTGATTAGTTATTACAAGAACGCGTGACCCCTGGCCAATCCATCATGTCGCACAGTCTTGGCCAGTCCGCTCAGTTGAATCAGGACCGGCGCGTCGGTAGGCAGGAGAGAGCCGTTAATGTCGAAAGGATCGAAGCAGAAGAGGGATGAACGTCGTAAGCGAGAAACAAAAGAACAGAACCGGCAGGTGGCGAAGAAACTCCTTCGTCATCTCTCGACTTCCCGAGTAGGAGAGAATAGCTCGTCTTCGCTCTCAATTCCGCCTGAAAAGCTTGGAGCCCCCGGCATTCCTCACGAGTTGCACGCTGTTGCTGGCCCTGCTCCTGGTATTGTCGGAGATCATGCGTACAGCATGGCAGCGATGAATGACACCTCGGAACGGGACTTCCGCATCGTTGCTCATCTTGCCAAAGAGCCCGGTTCCTTTTCGGGAGATTTGAGCATTTCGGTGGATCCAACTCATGGTGCATCTCTTATCGAGGCGCCTCCTGGATTCAACTTCGCCGTCCTCCAGACAACCTTCGGTGAAGTCCAGATGGCTCTGAATTCCACCAATGAGGTTGCTGGTCTTGAATTTCGCTGCCGTGCACGAAGCTCAAGAGAGGTACTCAATAAGTACAGCGATGTGCTCGCCTCGCTGATAGATCACATGTCGTTCAATCACGATATTCCTATCTTTGTTCGGTACGTTGCGCTGTGGGATGAGAAGAATAGAATCTTGACTGCATCCTATGTGGCCCCCTACCGCAAGGTTACACCGTCGGGGAATTGGACTGTTTTTGACCTCGAGTTGCGGCCTTTTTACGCGCTCTACCGAGAGGCCCTCACCAACCCGAGCGTCTATTACCAATTCCTCTGCTACGCAAAAGTGCTGGAAGGCGCCTTTCGATGGTTGTTCCCGCGCCTACGTCGAGAAGCTGCATCTAGAGCAGTTGAGTTCCCCAAACTCGACATCCGGATCGAGGACCATCCAGAGTTGGAAGGGGAAGCACGAAAGTGGGTCGGTCGCAGTGTACAGCAGGCCTTCAATGACTACTTACAGGGTGAATTCCGCGACGCGATAGCGCATTTCGCAAAAACAGACGAAGAGCCCATCGTCACCAGCAACTACATCAGCAGTGCGACTGTCGCGAACAACCTGCTCCTTGCACGTATTTGCGCCCGCAGTGTCATTCTCGCCGCAGAACAGGTAGTTCGATTTCTAAAGAACATACCTACAGCCGCTACACCGTAGCCCAACCTTGCTCGGTCGCTGCTCCCTTCGAAAGTGATACTCGTCCGGCCCATGGCACGCTGCGGAACTTTGCCGGGGTGAGGGGGCAGGCGCTGTGGCACCTTGGATCCCTGGAGAGCACACGGGCGCGGCATCGGACGCACCAGCGACTCGGGCCGTTGGGCGGCACCAGCGGGGAGGCAGCCACAGTGCGAACGTGGGGCCGTGGAGGGCCAGGAGCGTCGCAGTCAGTGCGCCGGTAAGCACTCGGCGGACCACACCTTCCGCGAGAGGGAGGAGCCGTTCAGGGTCGCGTTCCAGGAGGTGCAGACATGGGACGCGACACGGAAAGAGTGGACGCAACGCTGGAGAAGGCTGCGGCAAGCAACTATTGGTCGGAGGCCGAGGCGCAGGTGGTGCTCAAGGCCCAAGAGGCGAGCGGGCTGTCGGTGGCGGAGTTCGCCCGCCGCCATGGGCTTGGGCCGCAGCGGCTGAGGTGGTGGAAGAAGCGGAGAGCCGAGGAGGCGAACCCAGCGCTCGCGTTCATCCCGGTGCGGGTTGAGGCGGAGCCGTCGTCACAAGCACAGCAGGCACCGAGCGGAGCCAGCATGGAAGTGGTGCTGGCCCGGGGCCGCCGCGTCCGGGTGGAGCCCGGCTTCGACGCGCACGCGCTGGCGCGGCTGGTGAGGGCGTTGGAGGAAGCATGCTGACGCTGCCCGCCTCGGTGCGAATCCACCTGGCGAGCCAGCCGGTGGACATGCGCAAGTCCTTCGACGGGCTGTCCTTGCTGGCGCGGCAGGTACTGCGAGAGGACCCCTTGAGTGGACACCTCTTCGTCTTCTTCAACCGCACGCGCGACATGGTGAAGGTGCTGTGGTGGCACTCTGGAGGCTTCTGTCTCTTCGCCAAGAGACTGGAGAAGGGCAGCTTCCGACTGCCGCGTCCGCCGCCGGAGGACACGGGCGCCGTGACGCTCGAGGCGGTGGAACTCACCCTGCTCTTGGAAGGGATTGATTTGAAGGCCAGCGTCCGTCGGCCGCGCTGGCAGCCCCCACCTCTCAAGTCACCTGTGTGAGAAAACCTCTTGCGTTGAGGGGCCGGGCCGTGGCTCATGTCGCGCGTCATGAGCGGCGAGGCCCCCGGCAAGAAGAGGACGGACGTGCACGGCGTGGCGGCGCTGCTACGGGGGCTGCTGGCCGAGGGCCAGGAGGAGCAGGCCATTGAGCTGGTGGTGGGGCTGCTGACGCAACTGGTGGAGAAGAACGCCGAGTTGGAGCTGCGCCTGCTCAAGGCGATGCGCCAGCGGTTTGGCCGCACCAGCGAGAAGCTGTCGGCCGAGCAACTCTCGCTGTTTCTGACACAGCTGGGACAGCAGGACGCTGGTGCTCAGCAGGAGCAGGCGGCGACGCCTGGTGCCGGGGACGCTGGCGTCGCGCAGGGCGCACCACCTTCGTCCGAGCCGCCCAACAAGGAGTCACGAAAAAAGGAGCGCAAGGGACACGGGCGCCGCCCGCTGCCCTCCCACCTGCCGCGCGAGCAGCGCGTCCACCAGCCTCCGCCCGAGGCGCTGCGGTGCGAGGCGTGTGGGAGGGACAAGACGCGCTGTGGTGAGGAGAAGAGCGAGACGCTGGAGTGGGTGCCCGGCCACTTCAAGGTGATTGAGGAGGTACGTCCCAAGTATGCCTGCCGGCCGTGTGGTGACGGACTGGTGGTGGCTCCTCCCGCCGACAGGGTGATTGAGGGGGGCTTGCCAGGGCCGGGCCTGCTGGCCCACGTGTTGGTGTCCAAATTCAAGGACGCCCTGCCGCTGCACCGGCTGAGCGGAATTTACGCGCGCCATGGCGTGGAGTTGCGCACCTCGACGCTCTCGGATTGGGTGGCGGCGGGGGCCGACATCCTAAAGCCGCTGGCGCGGGAGGTGGGCCAGAGGGCGCTGGCCTCGCACGTGCTGCAGAGCGACGACACGCACCTGAAGGTGCTCGACAGGGAGCACCCCAATGGCCTCAAGCGCGGGCACATGTGGGTGTACCTGGGGGACACCACCTGGGCGGCCTTCGTGTACACGCCAGACTGGAAGCAGGAGGGGCCGCTGTCCTTCCTGGACGAGCGCAAAGGCTGGCTGCTGGTGGACGGGTACAAGGGCTACGACAAGCTCTTCACTCGCCAGGGCGCCACCGCGGTGGAGGTGGGGTGCTGGAGCCACTGCCGGCGCTACTTCGTCGAGGCATTGGAAGCCGGCGACACGCGGGCGGCGCTGCCTCTCTCCCTCATCGGCCGGCTCTTCGAGGTGGAGCGCGAAGCCAGTGAGTCGCGGGTAGACGACGCCGAGCGGTTGCGCAGGCGTGACACGCTCTCGCGGCCCATTACCGAGCAACTGGGGCGCTGGGTGGCCAACACATACAACGCGGAGCCACCCAAGAGTCCACTGGCCCAGGCCTGCCGCTATGCCATCAACCAGTGGAAACCCTTGAGCCGCTTCCTGGAAGACGCACGGCTGCCACTGCACAACAACGCCTCGGAGCTACGGCTGCGGGAGATTGCCATCGGCAGGAAGAACTACCTGTTCGCCGGCAGTGACGCGGGAGCCGAGCGCGCCGCGTGCGTGTACACGCTGGTGGCCACCTGCGTGCTGGCTGGCGTGGACCCGTGGGCGTACCTGGCCGACGTGCTGGAGAAACTCGCCCAGGGCTGGCCGCAGCGCCGACTCGAGGAACTGCTGCCGCCCATGTGGAAGGCCTCGCGCGAGGCCGCCGCACGGGCTCCCTCTGCCTCGCCCGCGACGACCTGAGCGCCGCTCCTCCCGGTCGAACCAGGCGGCGCGCCCCCTACCACATCTCCGTCTCCACGCTGCACCGCTCCGCCGAGCGGATACGTGCGCCGGGGGAGCCGAACGCGAGAAACAGCATGGCGGACCTCTGGCGGGCTCGGAGGGCGCAACGGCAGCCCAAGGGCTCAGTGGGACGCCATGGAGGGCTTCAGGAGCGTCGCAGTCGGTGCGCCGGGGCCCATGGGCCGCCTGGACGAGAGAAACGGCACGGCGGACCTGTGGAGGGACCCAAGGGGGGAACAGCAGCCGACGCTCGGGTTTGGGCGAAGGCGCCAGGACGCGAGCAACGGCACGGGTGCGGTGGAGCGTGCCGACGTGTGCCTGCTCTGCTCACGGCAACGACGCAGCGGCATCCAGTCGGTTATGGGGGCGGTTTCGGCAAGATTCCGGGAGGGACGGACAGCAAAACCAACGGTGCCCGCGAGATTTATTGGAAATTTTCTGAGCGTGTGCGACCTCCGAGCATGGTCGAAAGCGGCCACGCATCGGAAAGACTTGCGGGGGGCATCCTTCCAGGCGCGGCACGCTCAGGGCAACCCTAGCACCGGCACGCGATCAAGCCGTCACGATCTGAATCTATAAACCCCATACGAAGAAGGTCGTGTAGTGTGGGGGGGGTGTGTAAACATGTATGAGATAGGAGGCTATAGAGGTTTAGAAAACCAGCTCAAAGCCGAGTGACGTGTGCCGCTCCGCGCTGGCTCGGCTGCTTGCCGTTCAATGCACCAATGTCCCCAAACCCGGCAACGGCCACATCGTCAAGCCGTCAAGCCTTGAATCTATAAACTCCTGTAGAGAAAGATCATGTATGGGCAGCATGTGAGAGTGTGTGGGTATACATGGGGTATAGGGCTATAGGATTGTTGGAACAGCCCGATTGACGCTTGACGATTGACGCCCGCCATTCCGCTGCCGCTGCCTGCCTGGGCCACGTCAAAGATCCGCACCCATTTAGAACTCGTTTCAAAAATGGACCAGAACAGGCAGGTCACATGACCTGCAGAGGGGACAGCGACGGTGGAAGGCGATTTTCCCCGAGGGCGAAAGGCTTGGGTCAGATGACCTGACCCATCGAGTCCATTTTTAAAACGAGTTCTTAGTTCGAGTTTCGCAGTTTCTGGTGGCCAGGAGGAGCGAGCGGAGGATGCGCTGGTGGGCTGAGTAGTCCTCGCTCCCGGTGGCGCCTTGCAGCTTGCCTGAAGATTGCGCAGGGGGGCGAAGCTGGAGCGCGCGGCGGCAGGACGTTAGAAGTCATGCTGGAGACGATGACGGGAGTGCCGCGATTTCTACGAACCCCAATGGCAAACAGGGTCGACAAAACCCCCTCCTGCTGCTGCCCGGTTCCTTGAAGGCCGTGGCTTGACCTCGCTAGAAAGTGCGAAACTCGAACTTATTGCCCAATGCCCTCCGGAGTTCCCTCGCCTGGTGGAGTGTACGGATTGGCAGGCTTCAGGCAATACGGGGGGCGAGGATCCTTTCCTCAGAGCGTCAGGAGACCGCGCCAGCAAAGATGAAACAGCAGATTCTTGCATCTGTCGCGCACACCATAATGAGAGGGGCAGGGGCCGGTCACGAGGCGCGCGGGGGATGGAGCCCCGGGGCGAAGTGGAGGCCTGGAGCGAGGAGAGCTCCCGGGCCAGCTCGGAGGCGCTCACGCCCTGCGGCAGGGTCTTCATGGGCAGGGCGACGCCCAGGTTTTGCTCCAGCGTGTGCGCGAGTTCCACTGCGGCGAGGGAGTCCAGCCCCAGCCGGGTGAGGGGCTGGTGCGACTCCAGGGAGTGGGCGCGAGCGCCCAGCCGCGCGGCGATGAGCGCGAGCACGCGGGCATCTACGGAGTTGGCGGGAGCGGCCGGGGAGGCGGGTGACGCGACGGGAGGCTGCGTGGGCTCCAAGGCCCGCCAGAAGCCACGCCCACGCATGAGTAGCTGAGCCGATCGTCCGGCCCGACCTGGGCGGCCCCGAAGGCCTGTTCTCTCACCCAGAAAGAGCGGGCCTTTGGTTTTCACTTGTTCACTATTGGGCATTCATGCTTCACTCGTCGTCACTCAGCGATCTGCTGCGGGTTTAGGATCAGCACGCCAGTTCCAAAGGCTGGCAAACCAAAACACGCGAGGCACAGGCAATGCTATCTTCCCGTATTTGTCGGATACCCCTATTGCTGGCTGTGGTGCTTCTAGCGAGTTGTACTGCTTCTTCCTCTGACACCGGCTCGGCGCAGTTCGCTGTCTCTATGCGCCAAGCCCTCGACTCCAACGTTTCCCGCGTTTCCGTCACCTCTCGTGCCGACGGTATCCCTTCCGTGACCGTGGAACTCGCACCCACCAACGGTGTCTGGGGCGGCGTCATCGGCAATATCCCAGCGGGCGCCAATCGCTCCTTCATCGCACAGGCGTTCGACTCTTCGGACACCCTGGTCTTCGAGGGCGCCGTTTCCGGTGTCACCATCTCCGCAGGTCAAGCCACCCTCGTCGCCATCACCCTCCAGCAGATCAACGAGCCGCTCCCGTTCGAGAATGAGGCCCCGCTAATTGAGTCCCTAATCGCCTCATCAACTTCGGTGCTTGTCGGTGGCTCCATCTCTCTACAGGCCACGGCTCGTGATCCCAACCCCGGAGACTCCCTTTCCTACGCTTGGTCCTCCTCCGCCGGCTCTTTCTCCTCTTCCTCTGCCCCAGCCACATCGTGGACAGCGCCTCTCTCCACGGGCATTCAAAAGCTCACCTTCACCGTGACGGACTCCGGCGGCCTGTCCTCCAGCATCGCCCTAGCTATCAACGTCATCCAGAGCGCAGGCGAGGGGGAGGCGAAGCTGTCCATCTCCTTCAACAGTTCGCCCCTGGTGGCCTCAGTCATTGCCACGCCCACGCAGTTGGCCGTCGGTCAGAGGACTGCTGTCTCCGTCTCGGCTTCTGACCCGGACGGGGACAGCCTCTCTTACTCTTGGAGTGCCACTTGCGCTGGCACCTGGGCCAATGCTTCCTCCAACGCGGCTCAGTTCACTCCTTCGGAAGTGCCTGCTGGCGCCTGCAACAACTGCCGCCTCATTGTCTCTGTGTCTGACGGACATGAAGGGCAGAACACAGGCACCGTCGCGCTATGCGTGAGCAACACGCCCCCCATCAATCACTTTCCTCCCGTCATCGTCCGCTCCTACCGCTCCTCGGACACGGCCGCTGCGGGCCAAGTGATCACCTACGAGGTAGAGGCCAGCGACCCGGAGGCCTCTGCGCTCACCTTCTCCTGGGCTGCCACGGTGGGCACTATAGGCACACCAGAAAACGGTGCCTCCCGCAGTCGCCTCATCTGGACCGCGCCCGGCTGTGTCATTGGAGGCGCGAACCCTAACATCACCGCCACAGTTACCAATGCCTTCAACCTCACGGTCACCAAGAGCTTTTCAGTGGCGGGGCTGCCGGTCTGTTCCTCAAGTTGGGCTTTGACAGGTTCTATGGCAGTGCCTCGTCACTGGTTCCGAGCGGCGCCCCTACCTGGAGGCAAAGTGCTCGTCGCAGGTGGAGTGAGCATAGGCGGTGTGCTCGCGACGGCGGAGGTGTATGACCCGGTCTCGGGCACATGGAGCGCTACCGGAACCATGGCCCAGGACCGGTGGAACCACACGCTCACGTCGCTACCTAACGGTAGGGTGCTCGTTGCAGGGGGAAACTATGGTGGCAGCCCGAACGCGAAAGCGGAGGTGTATGATCCGGTGGCGGGGACTTGGAGCGCGACTGGCTCGATGATCTGGCCCCGCAGAAGCCACACGGCGACGGTGCTCCCCAATGGCAAGGTGCTCGTCGCAGGAGGAGATGGGCTCGCAACAGCAGAGGTGTACGACCCGATCTCGGGCAAATGGAGTGCTACCGGAACTATGACCTCGATTCGTAGCAATCACGAGGCGACGGTGCTCCCCAATGGCAAGGTGCTCGTCGTGGGGGGCTCGTACTACGAAAACTCCGAAACCCTTGGGCGTGCAACTGCAGAGATATACGACCCGGCTCTAGGTACTTGGAGCGCAACTGGCTCTATGTCGACGCCTCGGTACTACGCTACAGCAACGCTGTTGCTTGATGGCACAGTCCTTGTTGCAGGAGGACGAACTGCTAATGCAGGTGGGAGCTCCGCCTATCTAGCTACAGCGGAGTTGTACAACCCAGCTTCGGGTACATGGAAAGCCACTGGCTCTATGCCTTCAACGAATTCTGTGCACTCGGCGACGTTGCTGCTTGACGGCACGGTGCTCGTCGCAGGTGGCCCTGTTCACGCGGCGGTATATGACCCGACTCTGGGCACATGGAGAAATACTGGCCCCATGTCCTTGGCTCGTCCGTTCCCCACGGCGACATTGCTGCCCGGCGGTCGCGTGCTTATCGCTGGAGGGTACGAAATCGAGGCGGAACTCTACACACCCTGAATCCGGAGACGGTGTCAAAGGACTCGAAACGAGCGTGCTGGCGCGAGCCGTTCAGCAGAGTGCGGGCACTGTGCGGCTGCACGCCTTCACCTTTGCTTCCAACCACTTCCACCTGCTGGTGTGGGCGCGGGGAGCCGCGCTCGCCTCTTTCATGCAGTACCTGCGCTCCATCCTGTCCAAGAAGGTGGGCCGGCTGGTGGACTGGAGTGGCGGCTTCTGGGAGAGGCGGTATTCGGCGGAGCCGGTGCTGGACGACACGGCCGTGGTGGGCCAGCTGCGCTACGTGCTGGCCCACGGGGTGAAGGAGGGGCTGGTGGAGAGGAGCGCCGAGTGGCCGGGCCTGACGTGTCTGCCGCAATTGCTGGGGTCGGCGCGGCGGCTGTTCCGGTAGTTCAACTGGACGAAGCGCTGGCGCAAACGGGGAAGAGAGGAACTGGCAGTGGGGGAGAGGCGGCGGCTTGCTGGGGCCGAGGGGATTTCTCAGCGCCCTTTCCGCCGTTCTCCTTCCCGCCGCGGGTGGTGCCAGAGCGCGTCGCTCGAGTTCTTTGACACCCTCTCGGAGCGCCGCGGCGACGATGAGCACCTCGTCCAGGCACCCGTACTCGGCGCCGGCGAGAATCATCCGCGCGATGCGCGGGTCCACCGGGAAGCGCGCGAGCTGGTACCCGAGCGGCGTCAGGGTGCGCTCCTTGCCCTCGATGGCCCCGAGCTCCTCGAGCACCCGCCAGCCCTCGGCGATGGACTTCGGCTGGGGCGGGTCGAGGAAGGGGAAGTCCTCGACGTCACCGAGGCCGAGGGACTTCATCCGCAGGATGACCCCCGCGAGCCCGGTGCGCTTGATTTCCGGGTCGGTGAAGGCGGGCCGCGTGGTGAAGCTCGCCTCGTCGTAGAGGCGCACGCAGATCCCCTCGCGCACGCGTCCGCAGCGCCCTTTGCGCTGGTCGGCGCTGGCCTGGGAGACCGGCTCGATGTGCAGGCGGGTGGTGCCCGAGCGTGGGTCGTAGCGCGACAGGCGCGCCACCCCCGTGTCCACGACGTACACGATCCCCGGGATGGTGACCGACGTCTCCGCGACGTTGGTGGCGAGGATGACCCGGCGCTCGGGGATGGTGGCGAAGACGCGCGACTGCTCGGCGGCCGACAGGCGCGCATACAGGGGCTGCACCACCGTGCCGCGGAGCTCGCGCGCGTTCAGGGCATTCTCGGCCTCGCGGATTTC from Archangium lipolyticum includes:
- the mauJ gene encoding methylamine utilization protein MauJ; the encoded protein is MSKGSKQKRDERRKRETKEQNRQVAKKLLRHLSTSRVGENSSSSLSIPPEKLGAPGIPHELHAVAGPAPGIVGDHAYSMAAMNDTSERDFRIVAHLAKEPGSFSGDLSISVDPTHGASLIEAPPGFNFAVLQTTFGEVQMALNSTNEVAGLEFRCRARSSREVLNKYSDVLASLIDHMSFNHDIPIFVRYVALWDEKNRILTASYVAPYRKVTPSGNWTVFDLELRPFYALYREALTNPSVYYQFLCYAKVLEGAFRWLFPRLRREAASRAVEFPKLDIRIEDHPELEGEARKWVGRSVQQAFNDYLQGEFRDAIAHFAKTDEEPIVTSNYISSATVANNLLLARICARSVILAAEQVVRFLKNIPTAATP
- the tnpA gene encoding IS66 family insertion sequence element accessory protein TnpA — encoded protein: MGRDTERVDATLEKAAASNYWSEAEAQVVLKAQEASGLSVAEFARRHGLGPQRLRWWKKRRAEEANPALAFIPVRVEAEPSSQAQQAPSGASMEVVLARGRRVRVEPGFDAHALARLVRALEEAC
- the tnpB gene encoding IS66 family insertion sequence element accessory protein TnpB (TnpB, as the term is used for proteins encoded by IS66 family insertion elements, is considered an accessory protein, since TnpC, encoded by a neighboring gene, is a DDE family transposase.), yielding MLTLPASVRIHLASQPVDMRKSFDGLSLLARQVLREDPLSGHLFVFFNRTRDMVKVLWWHSGGFCLFAKRLEKGSFRLPRPPPEDTGAVTLEAVELTLLLEGIDLKASVRRPRWQPPPLKSPV
- the tnpC gene encoding IS66 family transposase, giving the protein MSRVMSGEAPGKKRTDVHGVAALLRGLLAEGQEEQAIELVVGLLTQLVEKNAELELRLLKAMRQRFGRTSEKLSAEQLSLFLTQLGQQDAGAQQEQAATPGAGDAGVAQGAPPSSEPPNKESRKKERKGHGRRPLPSHLPREQRVHQPPPEALRCEACGRDKTRCGEEKSETLEWVPGHFKVIEEVRPKYACRPCGDGLVVAPPADRVIEGGLPGPGLLAHVLVSKFKDALPLHRLSGIYARHGVELRTSTLSDWVAAGADILKPLAREVGQRALASHVLQSDDTHLKVLDREHPNGLKRGHMWVYLGDTTWAAFVYTPDWKQEGPLSFLDERKGWLLVDGYKGYDKLFTRQGATAVEVGCWSHCRRYFVEALEAGDTRAALPLSLIGRLFEVEREASESRVDDAERLRRRDTLSRPITEQLGRWVANTYNAEPPKSPLAQACRYAINQWKPLSRFLEDARLPLHNNASELRLREIAIGRKNYLFAGSDAGAERAACVYTLVATCVLAGVDPWAYLADVLEKLAQGWPQRRLEELLPPMWKASREAAARAPSASPATT
- a CDS encoding acyl carrier protein; amino-acid sequence: MESHQPLTRLGLDSLAAVELAHTLEQNLGVALPMKTLPQGVSASELARELSSLQASTSPRGSIPRAPRDRPLPLSLWCARQMQESAVSSLLARSPDALRKGSSPPVLPEACQSVHSTRRGNSGGHWAISSSFALSSEVKPRPSRNRAAAGGGFVDPVCHWGS
- a CDS encoding kelch repeat-containing protein encodes the protein MLSSRICRIPLLLAVVLLASCTASSSDTGSAQFAVSMRQALDSNVSRVSVTSRADGIPSVTVELAPTNGVWGGVIGNIPAGANRSFIAQAFDSSDTLVFEGAVSGVTISAGQATLVAITLQQINEPLPFENEAPLIESLIASSTSVLVGGSISLQATARDPNPGDSLSYAWSSSAGSFSSSSAPATSWTAPLSTGIQKLTFTVTDSGGLSSSIALAINVIQSAGEGEAKLSISFNSSPLVASVIATPTQLAVGQRTAVSVSASDPDGDSLSYSWSATCAGTWANASSNAAQFTPSEVPAGACNNCRLIVSVSDGHEGQNTGTVALCVSNTPPINHFPPVIVRSYRSSDTAAAGQVITYEVEASDPEASALTFSWAATVGTIGTPENGASRSRLIWTAPGCVIGGANPNITATVTNAFNLTVTKSFSVAGLPVCSSSWALTGSMAVPRHWFRAAPLPGGKVLVAGGVSIGGVLATAEVYDPVSGTWSATGTMAQDRWNHTLTSLPNGRVLVAGGNYGGSPNAKAEVYDPVAGTWSATGSMIWPRRSHTATVLPNGKVLVAGGDGLATAEVYDPISGKWSATGTMTSIRSNHEATVLPNGKVLVVGGSYYENSETLGRATAEIYDPALGTWSATGSMSTPRYYATATLLLDGTVLVAGGRTANAGGSSAYLATAELYNPASGTWKATGSMPSTNSVHSATLLLDGTVLVAGGPVHAAVYDPTLGTWRNTGPMSLARPFPTATLLPGGRVLIAGGYEIEAELYTP
- a CDS encoding ATP-dependent RNA helicase; the encoded protein is MSGDSPVPTPGGLPTLHFPPELPISSRVEDITAAITAHQVVIVAGATGSGKTTQLPKVLLAMGRGRPRQIGVTQPRRIAATSVAARVARELGTELGTDVGYQIRFEDRSSRRTAVKFMTDGVLLAQIHGDPLLSRYDTVVLDEAHERSLTIDFLLGWLKRILPRRPDLKVVVSSATIETERFSRFFGGAPVIQVEGRTFPVDVLYEPPPEDAELADSVADAVADVLSLDPDGDVLVFLPGEREIREAENALNARELRGTVVQPLYARLSAAEQSRVFATIPERRVILATNVAETSVTIPGIVYVVDTGVARLSRYDPRSGTTRLHIEPVSQASADQRKGRCGRVREGICVRLYDEASFTTRPAFTDPEIKRTGLAGVILRMKSLGLGDVEDFPFLDPPQPKSIAEGWRVLEELGAIEGKERTLTPLGYQLARFPVDPRIARMILAGAEYGCLDEVLIVAAALREGVKELERRALAPPAAGRRTAERALRNPLGPSKPPPLPHCQFLSSPFAPALRPVELPEQPPRRPQQLRQTRQARPLGAPLHQPLLHPVGQHVAQLAHHGRVVQHRLRRIPPLPEAATPVHQPAHLLGQDGAQVLHERGERGSPRPHQQVEVVGSKGEGVQPHSARTLLNGSRQHARFESFDTVSGFRVCRVPPRFRTLQR